The Hymenobacter oligotrophus genome has a window encoding:
- a CDS encoding tetratricopeptide repeat protein: protein MKQAVPCWLLLMTLMVFGAPAWAQSPQTPALRRALAQATSDTARVLLLADLSASYRYSDFDSVQHFAKQGLQLARRIGYTKGEGRCLSRIGILMGERGNLPQALRTDLQALQLNEESHDLEGTARTLNQTGLLYFALDDFRPSIAYYLRAKRIYEQAGVTDDSQLASVFTNLGASYEGLGMLDSAVYYLNMAYTRTRNSRNVRTSCWGNPAPYVLRELGLLQVALGHDAAAMAYYHRSARAARPENDRRSLCRTFQYLAELYKQRQQTDSSIYYARQALVVGQSLPFVVGVARTSSLLADAFEARGQRDSTLKYLCIKQQAEDSLYNPQRIKQLDAIGFAEQQRLRTLEHERQHYRQQGRTYAMLTGLGALGLLALLQWRNIRRQRSTNARLSVLNRQVTQQKEELTNQRDQLGTMLHELKTTQSQLVMREKMASLGELMAGVAFEVQVPMKQIRNLAGVNQQLLAELKAELTQLPVAHHELAHLYDPLNALGLNHAKTEQASQRADSIVRGMLEYASSSPAPRQLTELNTFVEDYLRLTYHDVRVKNKNFHAALLPRLDAAAGSLSVVRHDLGRVLISLFTHAFNAVQQRLLLAEEEFVPQVMVSTLRTEEHVEIRIRDNGMGLPEAAQAAVFERFLAPAAATEHANLSLSLSHDLIVHGHQGTLTISSEEGHGTDYLVTLPLHVHKQPTDLGVAYA, encoded by the coding sequence ATGAAGCAAGCTGTACCCTGTTGGTTGCTGTTGATGACGCTTATGGTGTTTGGCGCACCGGCGTGGGCCCAAAGCCCGCAAACGCCGGCCCTGCGACGCGCACTGGCGCAAGCCACCTCCGACACCGCCCGGGTGCTGTTGCTGGCCGATTTAAGTGCTTCGTACCGGTATTCTGATTTCGACTCGGTGCAGCACTTTGCCAAGCAAGGATTGCAATTGGCTCGGCGCATCGGCTACACCAAAGGCGAGGGGCGCTGCTTGTCGCGCATTGGCATTCTGATGGGCGAACGGGGCAACCTTCCGCAGGCCTTGCGCACCGATTTGCAGGCACTGCAACTCAACGAAGAAAGCCACGACCTGGAAGGAACCGCGCGCACGCTCAACCAAACCGGCCTGCTGTATTTTGCCCTCGACGATTTTCGCCCTTCGATTGCGTACTACTTGCGGGCCAAGCGCATCTACGAGCAAGCCGGCGTAACCGACGACTCCCAGCTGGCCAGCGTGTTCACGAACCTAGGCGCCAGCTACGAGGGCCTGGGAATGCTCGACTCGGCCGTGTACTACCTCAACATGGCCTACACCCGCACGCGCAATTCGCGCAACGTGCGCACCAGTTGCTGGGGCAACCCTGCGCCCTACGTGCTGCGCGAGCTGGGCTTGCTGCAGGTAGCACTGGGCCACGATGCCGCCGCCATGGCTTATTACCACCGCAGTGCCCGCGCCGCCCGCCCCGAAAACGACCGACGCAGCCTGTGTCGCACTTTTCAGTACCTGGCCGAGCTGTACAAGCAACGCCAGCAAACCGATTCCAGCATTTACTACGCCCGCCAAGCCCTGGTTGTGGGGCAGTCGTTGCCGTTTGTGGTGGGCGTGGCGCGCACCAGTTCGTTGCTGGCCGATGCCTTTGAGGCCCGTGGCCAGCGCGACAGCACCCTGAAGTACCTGTGCATCAAGCAGCAGGCCGAAGATAGCCTTTACAACCCCCAGCGTATTAAACAGCTTGATGCCATTGGTTTTGCCGAGCAACAACGCTTGCGCACCCTGGAGCATGAGCGCCAGCATTACCGCCAGCAAGGGCGCACCTATGCCATGCTTACGGGTCTGGGCGCCCTTGGGCTGCTGGCCTTGCTGCAGTGGCGCAACATCCGGCGGCAGCGCAGCACCAACGCGCGCCTCAGCGTGCTCAACCGCCAGGTAACTCAGCAGAAGGAGGAGCTCACCAACCAACGCGACCAGCTGGGCACCATGCTGCACGAGCTGAAAACCACGCAAAGCCAATTGGTAATGCGCGAAAAAATGGCCTCGCTGGGCGAGCTAATGGCCGGCGTGGCCTTTGAAGTGCAGGTGCCCATGAAGCAAATCCGGAACCTGGCGGGCGTAAATCAGCAGCTGCTGGCCGAGTTGAAAGCCGAGCTAACGCAGCTGCCCGTGGCGCACCACGAGCTGGCGCACCTCTACGACCCGCTCAACGCCCTAGGTCTCAACCACGCCAAAACGGAGCAGGCCAGCCAACGGGCCGATTCTATTGTGCGCGGCATGCTGGAGTACGCGAGCAGCAGCCCGGCGCCGCGCCAACTCACCGAGCTTAATACCTTCGTGGAAGACTACCTCCGCCTGACGTACCACGACGTCCGCGTCAAAAACAAAAACTTTCATGCCGCGCTGCTGCCCCGGCTCGATGCGGCCGCTGGCAGCCTAAGCGTGGTGCGCCACGACCTAGGGCGCGTGCTGATTTCGTTGTTTACGCACGCTTTCAACGCTGTGCAGCAGCGCTTGCTGCTGGCCGAAGAGGAGTTCGTGCCGCAGGTGATGGTAAGTACGCTCCGCACCGAGGAACACGTGGAAATCCGCATCCGCGACAACGGTATGGGCTTGCCCGAAGCGGCGCAAGCGGCCGTGTTCGAGCGGTTTCTGGCGCCCGCAGCCGCCACCGAGCACGCCAACTTAAGCCTTTCGCTGAGCCACGATTTGATCGTGCACGGCCACCAGGGCACCCTCACCATCAGCAGCGAAGAGGGCCACGGCACCGATTACTTGGTTACGCTGCCCTTGCACGTGCACAAGCAGCCCACCGACCTAGGGGTAGCGTACGCCTAA
- a CDS encoding TVP38/TMEM64 family protein: MRIFRELLRTNFSTLFSMGLLVALPVVGSSSLSWVLYQNQQLLQHLTAWQILLYFAVIAFTMAFALTPTTFVALVTGFYLGWWGFPGMVLSYMLAAMVGYTVASRLDHGKMMRFLHHFPKADAVMQELKHESWQLILLTRISPVLPFALMTFVLTVMRVEKKRFLSASVLGMLPRSMFFYWLGTKAQDVVALVRDPDSGTAGKLLVAGLIAVSVFGLYWLFDRALKRALKKTQKNSA; encoded by the coding sequence ATGCGCATCTTCCGCGAACTGCTCCGCACCAACTTTTCCACTTTATTTTCGATGGGGCTGCTGGTGGCCTTGCCGGTAGTGGGCAGCTCGTCGCTTTCGTGGGTGCTTTACCAAAACCAGCAACTGCTGCAGCACCTCACGGCCTGGCAAATCCTGCTGTACTTCGCCGTAATTGCCTTTACCATGGCGTTTGCCCTTACGCCAACCACCTTTGTGGCTTTGGTCACGGGGTTTTACCTAGGTTGGTGGGGCTTTCCGGGCATGGTGCTGAGCTACATGCTGGCGGCCATGGTGGGCTACACCGTGGCCTCTCGCCTCGACCACGGCAAGATGATGCGCTTTCTGCACCACTTTCCGAAAGCCGACGCCGTGATGCAGGAGCTGAAGCACGAAAGCTGGCAACTGATTTTGCTTACGCGCATCTCGCCAGTGCTGCCGTTTGCCCTCATGACGTTTGTGCTCACGGTAATGCGCGTCGAGAAGAAACGATTTTTGTCGGCCTCGGTGCTGGGCATGCTCCCGCGCAGCATGTTTTTCTACTGGCTCGGCACCAAAGCCCAGGATGTGGTGGCCCTGGTACGCGACCCCGACAGCGGCACGGCCGGCAAGCTGCTTGTGGCCGGCCTCATTGCCGTATCGGTGTTTGGCCTGTACTGGCTTTTCGACCGCGCCTTGAAACGCGCCCTGAAAAAAACGCAAAAAAATTCGGCCTGA
- a CDS encoding cystathionine gamma-synthase, with product MKFGTKAIHAGVHPDPTTGAIMTPIYQTSTYVQRSPGDHKGFEYSRTHNPTRTQLQDALAALENGQHGLCFATGMAAIDAIVKLLEPGDEVVATNDLYGGSYRIFTKIFAKYGLVFKFVPMHDVQAVRAAMTERTKLVWAETPTNPLLHIIDIKAMAEVAHEFGALLVVDNTFATPYLQTPLDLGADVVMHSLTKYMGGHSDVVMGALIVKDDELHQRLAFIQNASGGTPGPQDCFLVLRGLKTLHVRMQRHCENGRAVAEFLRQHPRVGQVYWPGLESHPNHQVARQQMRDFGGMISFVLKDDKVEDAVRVLEKFQLFSLAESLGGVESLSGHPATMTHASIPAEERRKAGLSDSLIRLSVGIEDAEDLIEDLAQALD from the coding sequence ATGAAATTCGGAACGAAAGCCATCCACGCCGGCGTGCACCCCGACCCAACCACGGGGGCCATCATGACGCCGATTTACCAAACCTCGACCTACGTGCAACGCTCGCCCGGCGACCACAAAGGGTTTGAGTACTCCCGCACGCACAACCCCACCCGCACGCAACTGCAGGATGCTCTGGCTGCGCTCGAGAACGGCCAGCACGGCTTGTGCTTTGCCACCGGCATGGCCGCCATCGATGCGATAGTGAAGCTGCTGGAGCCCGGCGACGAAGTAGTAGCCACCAACGACCTGTACGGCGGCTCGTACCGCATCTTCACCAAAATTTTCGCCAAGTACGGCTTGGTGTTCAAGTTCGTGCCGATGCACGACGTACAGGCCGTGCGCGCCGCCATGACGGAGCGCACCAAGCTGGTATGGGCCGAAACCCCCACCAACCCGCTGCTGCACATCATCGACATCAAGGCCATGGCCGAGGTGGCGCACGAGTTCGGCGCGTTGCTGGTGGTGGATAACACCTTTGCCACCCCGTACCTGCAAACTCCCCTCGACCTAGGCGCCGACGTGGTGATGCACTCGCTCACGAAATACATGGGCGGCCACTCCGACGTGGTAATGGGCGCCCTGATCGTGAAAGACGACGAGCTGCACCAGCGCCTGGCCTTTATCCAGAACGCCTCGGGTGGCACGCCCGGCCCGCAAGATTGCTTTTTGGTCTTGCGTGGCCTGAAAACCCTGCACGTGCGCATGCAGCGCCACTGCGAAAACGGCCGCGCCGTGGCCGAGTTTCTGCGGCAGCACCCGCGCGTGGGGCAGGTGTACTGGCCTGGCCTGGAGTCGCACCCCAACCACCAGGTGGCCCGCCAGCAAATGCGCGATTTCGGCGGCATGATTTCCTTCGTGCTGAAGGATGATAAAGTGGAGGATGCCGTACGGGTGCTCGAAAAATTCCAGCTGTTTTCGCTGGCCGAGAGCCTAGGTGGCGTAGAGAGCCTGAGCGGCCACCCCGCCACCATGACGCACGCCAGCATCCCGGCCGAAGAGCGTCGCAAAGCCGGCCTGTCCGATTCGCTGATTCGCCTGTCGGTAGGCATCGAAGACGCCGAAGACTTGATTGAAGACCTAGCCCAAGCCTTGGACTAG
- a CDS encoding OmpA/MotB family protein, producing the protein MKKSTSPLLLAAFVVASTALPGCVASKKFDDLKARHEATEQARESAERQAREAVAELKKANEELSALRLENKRLVNDSAQTGTILRRTQGLYRELSDTYDKLLKNNEKVLANKNADYQKVAQDLARREAELGDLANNLNKSRNEIDKLAADVKSREAKLAELEKALAEKDAAVNALKAKVSNALLSFKASDLQVQVKDGKVYVSLSEQLLFKSGSTKVDPKGQEALTKLAGVLKEQRDVNVVVEGHTDNVPILKGTAGMADNWDLSALRATEIARLLTVGGVQPERVTASGRSQYVPVAKNDSPQNKALNRRTEIILTPKLDELFQMLESNSTPAK; encoded by the coding sequence GTGAAGAAGTCAACCTCCCCCCTGCTGCTGGCGGCCTTTGTGGTAGCCAGCACGGCGCTGCCCGGCTGCGTGGCCTCCAAAAAGTTTGACGACCTGAAGGCCCGCCACGAGGCCACCGAACAAGCCCGCGAATCGGCCGAGCGCCAGGCCCGCGAAGCCGTAGCCGAGCTGAAAAAAGCCAACGAAGAACTGAGCGCGTTGCGCCTCGAAAACAAGCGCCTCGTAAACGACTCGGCCCAAACCGGCACCATTTTGCGCCGCACCCAGGGCTTGTACCGCGAGCTGAGCGACACCTACGACAAGCTGCTAAAAAACAACGAGAAGGTACTGGCCAACAAAAACGCCGATTACCAAAAAGTAGCGCAAGACCTGGCCCGCCGCGAAGCCGAGCTGGGCGACCTAGCCAACAACCTCAACAAGAGCCGCAACGAAATCGACAAACTGGCCGCCGATGTGAAGTCGCGCGAGGCGAAGCTGGCCGAATTGGAAAAAGCCTTGGCGGAGAAGGATGCGGCCGTAAACGCGCTTAAAGCCAAAGTGAGCAACGCTTTGCTCTCGTTCAAGGCAAGCGACTTGCAGGTGCAAGTAAAAGACGGCAAGGTGTACGTGTCGCTATCGGAGCAACTCCTATTTAAGTCGGGTTCTACCAAAGTCGATCCGAAGGGCCAAGAGGCGCTTACCAAGCTGGCCGGCGTGCTGAAAGAGCAGCGCGACGTGAACGTGGTAGTGGAAGGCCACACCGACAACGTACCTATCCTGAAAGGCACCGCCGGCATGGCCGATAACTGGGACCTTTCGGCCCTCCGCGCTACCGAAATTGCTCGCCTGCTAACCGTAGGCGGCGTGCAGCCGGAGCGCGTAACCGCCTCGGGTCGTTCGCAGTACGTGCCCGTAGCCAAAAACGACTCGCCCCAAAACAAGGCCCTGAACCGCCGCACCGAAATTATCCTCACGCCCAAGCTCGACGAGCTGTTTCAAATGCTCGAGTCGAACTCGACGCCGGCCAAGTAG
- a CDS encoding class I fructose-bisphosphate aldolase has translation METSTLQVSAEVEALLQHECQTITKDQIHQPGPDFIDRCFLQSNRSPQVLRSLGQLYNTGRLAGTGYMSILPVDQGIEHTAGASFGPNPMYFDPENIIKLAIEGGCNAVATTFGTFGTVARKYAHKIPFLVKINHNELLTYPNKFDQIMFGSVEEAWNLGATAVGATIYFGSEESGRQIQEVAAAFERAHELGMATVLWCYARNNAFKTSEKDYHVSADLTGQANHLGVTIGADIIKQKLPENNGGFSTLKFGKTHKAMYDTLSSENPIDLARYQVANCYMGRIGLINSGGESKGATDRDEAIRTAIINKRAGGQGLISGRKAFQRPFEEGVDLLNAIQDVYLDERITLA, from the coding sequence ATGGAAACGAGCACCCTCCAGGTAAGCGCCGAAGTTGAAGCGCTGCTCCAGCACGAGTGTCAGACCATTACCAAGGACCAGATTCACCAGCCTGGCCCCGACTTTATCGACCGCTGCTTTCTGCAGTCGAACCGCTCGCCGCAGGTGCTGCGCAGCCTCGGCCAGCTCTACAACACGGGCCGCTTGGCCGGCACCGGCTACATGAGCATCCTGCCAGTGGATCAGGGCATCGAGCACACGGCCGGCGCCTCGTTCGGCCCGAACCCGATGTACTTCGACCCCGAAAACATCATCAAACTAGCCATTGAGGGCGGCTGCAACGCGGTGGCCACCACGTTCGGCACGTTTGGCACGGTGGCGCGCAAGTACGCCCACAAAATTCCGTTCCTAGTTAAAATCAACCACAACGAGCTGCTGACGTACCCGAACAAGTTCGACCAGATCATGTTCGGCTCGGTGGAAGAGGCCTGGAACCTGGGCGCTACGGCCGTGGGCGCCACCATCTACTTCGGTTCGGAAGAGTCGGGCCGACAGATTCAGGAGGTAGCCGCGGCCTTCGAGCGTGCCCACGAGTTGGGCATGGCTACGGTGCTGTGGTGCTACGCCCGCAACAACGCCTTCAAAACCTCTGAGAAGGACTACCACGTGTCGGCCGACCTCACGGGCCAAGCCAACCACCTAGGCGTAACTATTGGGGCCGATATCATCAAGCAGAAGCTGCCCGAAAACAACGGCGGTTTCTCGACCTTGAAGTTCGGCAAAACGCACAAGGCCATGTACGATACCTTGTCGTCGGAAAACCCCATTGACCTGGCGCGCTACCAAGTGGCCAACTGCTACATGGGCCGCATCGGCCTCATCAACTCGGGCGGCGAAAGCAAAGGCGCCACCGACCGCGACGAGGCCATCCGCACGGCTATCATCAACAAGCGCGCCGGCGGCCAAGGCCTGATTTCGGGCCGCAAAGCCTTCCAGCGTCCTTTCGAGGAAGGCGTGGATTTGCTGAACGCCATTCAGGACGTGTACCTCGACGAGCGCATCACGCTGGCGTAA
- the accD gene encoding acetyl-CoA carboxylase, carboxyltransferase subunit beta, which translates to MAWFKRQEKGIITPTEQKKETPDGLWYKCPECGTVSDMGEHRRLLYTCAKCNYHDRIDSAEYFEVLFDNNQFEELDAELSSGDPLHFVDTKPYPQRINSTQRATGLKDAVRTAHGQINGLDLVVACMDFKFIGGSMGSVVGEKIARAIDYARKNRIPFLMISKSGGARMMEAGYSLMQMAKTSAKLALLAEAGVPYISLLTDPTTGGVTASYAMLGDFNISEPGALIGFAGPRVIKETIGKDLPKGFQSAEFVLEHGFLDFIVDRKQLKQQLSDLLTMLRPAEVPAAPARA; encoded by the coding sequence ATGGCTTGGTTTAAGCGTCAGGAGAAAGGCATTATTACCCCCACGGAGCAGAAAAAGGAAACGCCCGACGGCCTCTGGTACAAGTGCCCAGAGTGCGGAACCGTGAGCGACATGGGCGAGCATCGCCGCCTGCTGTACACGTGCGCCAAGTGCAACTACCACGACCGCATCGACTCGGCTGAGTACTTCGAGGTGTTGTTCGACAACAACCAATTTGAGGAGCTCGACGCCGAGCTGTCGTCGGGCGACCCGCTGCACTTCGTCGACACCAAGCCTTACCCGCAGCGCATTAACTCCACGCAGCGCGCCACCGGCCTGAAGGACGCCGTGCGCACCGCCCACGGCCAGATTAACGGCCTCGACCTAGTGGTGGCCTGCATGGATTTCAAATTCATCGGCGGCTCGATGGGTTCGGTAGTAGGCGAGAAGATTGCCCGCGCCATCGACTACGCCCGCAAAAACCGCATTCCGTTCCTAATGATCAGCAAATCGGGCGGGGCGCGCATGATGGAGGCCGGCTACTCGTTGATGCAAATGGCCAAAACCTCGGCCAAGCTGGCCTTGCTGGCCGAAGCCGGCGTGCCGTACATTTCTTTGCTCACCGACCCCACCACCGGCGGCGTTACGGCCTCGTACGCCATGCTCGGCGACTTTAATATTTCGGAGCCCGGCGCACTCATTGGCTTTGCCGGACCTAGGGTTATCAAAGAAACCATTGGCAAGGATTTGCCCAAGGGTTTCCAGAGCGCCGAGTTCGTGCTTGAGCACGGCTTCCTCGATTTTATAGTAGATCGTAAGCAACTGAAGCAACAGCTCTCCGACTTGCTTACCATGCTCCGTCCTGCCGAGGTGCCCGCAGCCCCGGCCCGCGCCTAG
- a CDS encoding OmpA family protein, with amino-acid sequence MKSFKSLLALLMVFTMLFSACQSSRPAAGGSTGSTSTSTNSDLPSGNGSGERKTGMSKTAKGGLIGAGAGAAAGAVLGRVIGGKNGTAAGAIIGATVGGASGAVIGRKMDKQAEELQRDMKNARVERVGEGIKITFDAGILFDTNKSDLRAASVQEIDKMAEVLKKYPDTNVIVEGHTDNTGSDAINQPLSERRAQAVANETVSKGVESGRITTKGYGSSQPVADNTTAEGRQANRRVEIAIFANEKMKKAAERGEL; translated from the coding sequence ATGAAGTCGTTTAAATCCCTACTGGCGCTGCTGATGGTATTTACCATGTTGTTCAGCGCGTGTCAATCGTCGCGTCCGGCTGCAGGTGGTAGCACCGGCAGCACCAGCACTAGCACCAACTCCGACCTGCCCTCTGGCAACGGCTCGGGCGAGCGTAAAACCGGCATGAGCAAAACGGCCAAAGGCGGCCTTATTGGTGCCGGTGCCGGCGCTGCTGCCGGCGCCGTACTGGGCCGCGTAATTGGCGGCAAAAACGGTACGGCCGCGGGCGCCATCATTGGCGCTACCGTGGGCGGTGCTTCGGGTGCCGTTATCGGCCGCAAAATGGACAAGCAAGCCGAGGAGCTGCAGCGCGACATGAAGAACGCCCGCGTGGAGCGCGTAGGCGAAGGCATCAAGATTACGTTTGATGCCGGCATCCTTTTCGACACGAACAAATCGGACCTGCGGGCTGCCTCGGTGCAGGAAATCGACAAGATGGCTGAGGTGCTGAAAAAGTACCCCGACACGAACGTTATCGTGGAAGGCCACACCGACAACACCGGTTCTGACGCCATCAACCAGCCGCTGTCGGAGCGTCGCGCGCAGGCCGTAGCCAACGAAACCGTTTCCAAAGGCGTAGAGTCGGGCCGCATTACCACCAAAGGGTACGGCTCGTCGCAGCCGGTGGCCGACAACACCACGGCCGAAGGCCGCCAGGCCAACCGCCGCGTGGAAATTGCCATTTTCGCCAACGAAAAGATGAAGAAAGCTGCCGAGCGCGGCGAGCTGTAA
- a CDS encoding glycine zipper domain-containing protein: MKLHKVIVAAVLSVTLLGGAAETAQAQDNQPRRGWSKKGKGAAVGAGAGAVTGAVVAGKGDRATGALIGGAAGAVGGALIGRKKDKKRDPQRYEQYTRKD; the protein is encoded by the coding sequence ATGAAACTTCATAAAGTTATTGTTGCCGCCGTGCTTTCGGTTACGCTGCTCGGCGGTGCTGCCGAAACGGCCCAAGCCCAGGATAACCAACCCCGCCGGGGCTGGAGCAAAAAAGGCAAAGGCGCTGCCGTAGGCGCAGGTGCCGGCGCCGTTACGGGTGCCGTAGTTGCCGGCAAAGGCGACCGGGCCACGGGTGCCCTTATTGGGGGCGCAGCCGGCGCTGTAGGCGGCGCGCTGATTGGGCGCAAAAAAGACAAGAAGCGCGACCCGCAGCGCTACGAACAGTACACGCGCAAAGACTAA
- a CDS encoding OmpA family protein yields the protein MNKLRSTFAFLLAFVLLMTSTLSQAQTTTTPKKPMSKTAKGAIIGGLGGAAGGAVLGRVIGGKKGTAAGAVIGAAVGGGAGALIGRRMDKQAEELRRDMAGAKVERVGEGIKITFDSGILFAKNSSTLTSTAQNNIQTLAETLKKYGDTNVLIEGHTDNTGSNAINDPLSVRRAQAVANYAMNQGVESSRFEVKGYGSKQPIADNTTEEGRRQNRRVEVAIYANEKLKKAAEKGQI from the coding sequence ATGAACAAGCTCCGTTCGACGTTTGCCTTTTTGCTGGCATTCGTGCTGCTGATGACTTCGACCCTCTCGCAGGCTCAAACTACTACCACTCCCAAGAAGCCGATGAGCAAAACCGCTAAGGGCGCCATCATTGGTGGCCTAGGTGGTGCTGCCGGCGGTGCCGTACTGGGCCGCGTAATTGGTGGCAAAAAAGGTACGGCTGCCGGTGCCGTAATCGGTGCTGCCGTGGGCGGTGGTGCCGGTGCCCTGATTGGCCGCCGCATGGACAAGCAAGCCGAAGAGCTGCGCCGCGACATGGCTGGTGCCAAGGTTGAGCGCGTGGGCGAAGGCATCAAGATTACCTTCGACTCGGGCATCCTGTTCGCTAAGAACTCTTCGACCCTGACCTCGACCGCCCAGAACAACATCCAGACGCTGGCCGAAACCCTGAAGAAGTACGGCGACACCAACGTGCTGATCGAAGGCCACACCGACAACACGGGTTCCAACGCCATCAACGATCCGCTGTCGGTACGCCGTGCACAGGCCGTAGCTAACTACGCTATGAACCAAGGCGTGGAGTCGTCGCGCTTCGAGGTGAAAGGCTACGGCTCGAAGCAGCCGATTGCTGACAACACCACCGAAGAAGGTCGCCGCCAGAACCGCCGCGTAGAAGTTGCCATCTACGCCAACGAAAAACTGAAGAAAGCTGCCGAAAAAGGCCAGATCTAA
- a CDS encoding alkaline phosphatase D family protein — protein MSHTITFCRRAAQAVASLFLAALGGTALAQSAQPGGSPAAVAPTQAAARATAKTAKPKPVRGATALLRSGPMVGYSEMREVMLWVQTTAPATTYIEYWEKGKPDERFQTDEVETDETTGLVAHLLANKVQPGRRYEYALYLNRRPVARPYPLEFQSQELWQWRKDPANFRMAMGSCTYVNEPAYDRPGAPYAGDYGIFTAIDQQKPDLMLWLGDNVYLREADWNTRTGIWHRNAHTRALPEMQPLLAHTHNYALWDDHDYGPNDSGYSFAHKQLTLEAFKQFWANPNYEQGGGGITGTFQWNDVQFFLMDDRWLRAANKLPTANASYLGESQVRWLLDALASSTATFKFVAVGGQVLNPAKVFENYSNYEQERSRLLEAIAAARIPGVIFLSGDRHHTELTRLERSNGYPLYDLTVSPLTSAPALGARDEANTSRVNGTLVTQRNFAILDVSGPHFDRRLQIRIHDAKGKLIWEQSLAAKELR, from the coding sequence ATGTCGCATACGATTACTTTTTGCCGCCGGGCCGCGCAGGCTGTCGCCAGCCTGTTTCTGGCAGCCTTGGGCGGTACAGCCTTGGCCCAATCTGCCCAGCCTGGCGGCTCGCCAGCAGCGGTAGCGCCCACCCAAGCTGCTGCCCGAGCCACCGCCAAAACAGCCAAACCCAAACCGGTGCGCGGGGCTACCGCCCTGTTGCGCTCAGGGCCTATGGTGGGCTACTCCGAAATGCGCGAGGTAATGCTATGGGTGCAAACCACCGCCCCGGCCACCACCTACATTGAATATTGGGAAAAGGGTAAGCCCGACGAGCGTTTCCAAACCGACGAGGTAGAAACCGACGAAACCACGGGCTTGGTGGCCCACCTGCTGGCCAACAAGGTGCAGCCCGGGCGGCGTTACGAATATGCGCTGTACCTCAACCGGCGGCCCGTGGCGCGGCCCTACCCGTTGGAGTTCCAAAGCCAGGAGCTGTGGCAGTGGCGCAAAGACCCCGCGAATTTCCGGATGGCCATGGGCAGCTGCACCTACGTGAACGAGCCCGCTTACGACCGGCCCGGCGCGCCTTACGCTGGCGACTACGGCATTTTCACGGCCATCGATCAGCAAAAGCCCGACCTGATGCTGTGGCTGGGCGACAACGTGTACCTGCGCGAGGCCGACTGGAACACCCGCACGGGCATTTGGCACCGCAACGCGCACACCCGCGCCCTGCCCGAAATGCAGCCGCTGCTGGCTCACACCCATAACTACGCCCTCTGGGACGACCACGATTACGGCCCCAACGACTCGGGCTACTCTTTCGCGCACAAACAGCTCACGCTTGAGGCTTTCAAGCAATTTTGGGCCAACCCCAACTACGAGCAAGGCGGCGGCGGCATTACGGGCACGTTTCAGTGGAACGACGTGCAGTTTTTTCTGATGGACGACCGGTGGCTGCGTGCCGCCAACAAACTGCCCACTGCCAACGCCAGCTACCTCGGCGAGAGCCAGGTGCGGTGGCTGCTCGACGCGCTGGCCAGCAGCACGGCCACGTTTAAGTTTGTGGCTGTGGGTGGGCAGGTGCTCAACCCGGCCAAAGTGTTCGAGAACTACAGCAATTACGAGCAAGAGCGCAGCCGCCTGCTCGAGGCCATTGCCGCGGCCCGCATTCCGGGCGTAATTTTTTTGAGCGGCGACCGGCACCACACCGAGCTTACGCGGCTGGAGCGCTCCAACGGCTACCCGCTCTACGACCTCACGGTATCGCCGCTGACCAGCGCGCCCGCCCTAGGTGCCCGCGACGAGGCCAACACCAGCCGGGTAAACGGCACCCTCGTGACGCAGCGCAACTTTGCCATTCTGGATGTGTCGGGCCCGCACTTCGATCGGCGCCTGCAAATCCGCATTCACGATGCCAAGGGCAAGCTGATCTGGGAGCAAAGCCTGGCCGCCAAAGAGCTGCGGTAG